One Theropithecus gelada isolate Dixy chromosome 3, Tgel_1.0, whole genome shotgun sequence genomic window carries:
- the HSPB1 gene encoding heat shock protein beta-1: MTERRVPFSLLRGPSWDPFRDWYPHSRLFDQAFGLPRLPEEWSQWLGGSSWPGYVRPLPPAAIESPAVAAPAYSRALSRQLSSGVSEIRHTADRWRVSLDVNHFAPDELTVKTKDGVVEITGKHEERQDEHGYISRCFTRKYTLPPGVDPTQVSSSLSPEGTLTVEAPMPKLATQSNEITIPVTFESRAQLGGPEAAKSDETAAK; encoded by the exons ATGACCGAGCGCCGCGTCCCCTTCTCGCTCCTGCGGGGCCCCAGCTGGGACCCCTTCCGCGACTGGTACCCGCACAGCCGCCTCTTCGACCAGGCCTTCGGGCTGCCCCGGCTGCCCGAGGAGTGGTCGCAGTGGTTGGGCGGCAGCAGCTGGCCAGGCTACGTGCGCCCCCTGCCCCCCGCCGCGATCGAGAGCCCCGCGGTGGCCGCGCCCGCCTACAGCCGCGCGCTCAGCCGGCAGCTCAGCAGCGGAGTCTCGGAGATCCGGCACACGGCGGACCGCTGGCGCGTGTCCCTGGATGTCAACCACTTCGCCCCGGACGAGCTAACGGTTAAGACCAAGGATGGCGTGGTGGAGATCACCG GCAAGCACGAGGAGCGGCAGGACGAGCATGGCTACATCTCCCGGTGTTTCACGCGGAAATACAC GCTGCCCCCTGGTGTGGACCCCACCCAGGtctcctcctccctgtcccctgAGGGCACACTGACCGTGGAAGCCCCCATGCCCAAGCTAGCCACACAGTCCAACGAGATCACCATCCCGGTCACCTTCGAGTCGCGGGCCCAGCTTGGGGGACCAGAAGCTGCAAAATCTGACGAGACTGCCG